A segment of the Amycolatopsis thermophila genome:
GAGCCCAGGAACCGGACATCACGGCACCGGCGGCGCAGCGCGGCGAGCGCGTCGGCGATCCGCGGCTCCGCGACGTGCCCCTCGAAGTCGATGAAGAACCGGTACTCGCCGAAGTTCTGCTTGTTGGGGCGGGCGTCCAGGCGCGTCAGGTTGATGCCGCGGGTCGCCAGTTCGGTGAGCAGGTCGGCGAGGGTGCCGGTGCGGTTGGCGGCCGCGGCGACGAGCGACGTGCGGTCGGCGCCGGTGGGTTCGGGCAGTGCCACCGGGGGTTTGCGCAGCAACAGGAAGCGGGTGCGGGCGTCTCGCACGTCGGCGACCTCGGTCGCCAGCACCTTGAGCGGATAGTGTTCGACGGCAACCGGTGCCGTCACCGCGGCGTCGAACTCGCCCGCCTGCACGGCGACCGCGGCCGCCGCGGTCGATCCGGCGGCCACGGCGCGCGCTCCGGGGAGGTTCGCTTCGAGCCAGTGGCGCACCTGGGCCAGGGCGTGCGGATGGCTCGCCACAGTACGGATTTCGCCGACGTCCTCGCGGGTGAGGACGCTGAAATGCACCGGTAGCAAGGCTTCCGCAACACCGATCAACGGGTCGTGCTCGGCGAGGCCGTCCAGCGTCGCGGGAACCGCGCCCTCGACGGAGTTTTCGACCGGCACGCACGCCGCGTCGGCCCGTCCCGTGCGCACGGCGTCGAGCGCCTGCGGGATCGTTTCGGCGGCGAGGAGTTCGTCCCCGGCGGTGGTGAGCGTGCGGGCGGCCTGCTCGGTGAACGTCCCGACCGGCCCGAAGTATGCGATCCGTGACACGCGGACAGGCTACGCACCGCGCGGGATGCTGGTCTGTTCAGGCATTCGAGTGGGCCACGCGGTTACGTGCGGTCCCGTTTTTTGGCATGGTGTAGGGGTGACTGCCGAATCGGGCACCCAACCCACCGGCAAGCGAACGGAGGACCAGGTCGCTCCCGCAACTCCCGCCCTGGTGCTGTGTGCCGTCGACGAACCACTCGCCCGCGCATGGCGATCCGTTGTGGACACCATGACGGGATCCGTGCGCGTGCACCGGGGTTCGGTGCTGGACGTGGTGGCCGACGCCGTGGTGAGCCCGGCGAACTCCTTCGGCTGGATGCGCGGCGGGATCGACGCGGTCTACGCGCGGGCGTTCCCGGCGGTGGAGCAGAACGTGCGCAGCACGATCCTCGCCTACCACGGCGGAGAACTCCCCGTGGGCGACGCGGTGGTCGTGCCGACGGGCGAACCGGCCCCCGCGTGGCTGATCAGCGCACCGACGATGCGCGAACCGGGCGAACGCCTGCCCGCCGACACGGTGCACCCCTACCTCGCGGCTCGGGCGGTGTTCCTGCAGTGGCGGGACGGAATCCTCGAGCAGGGCGTGGCGGTGCGATCGGTCATCGAGACGATCGCGATGCCCGGCCTGGGCACCGGCGTGGGCGGCGTGACCCCGGAGACGTGCGCGCGCCAGGTGGCGGCCGCGTGGGAGGAGGTCTTCCGGCGGAAGTGAGCGGAACTTCCCGGAGGTAGCGCACCTTG
Coding sequences within it:
- a CDS encoding macro domain-containing protein, which encodes MTAESGTQPTGKRTEDQVAPATPALVLCAVDEPLARAWRSVVDTMTGSVRVHRGSVLDVVADAVVSPANSFGWMRGGIDAVYARAFPAVEQNVRSTILAYHGGELPVGDAVVVPTGEPAPAWLISAPTMREPGERLPADTVHPYLAARAVFLQWRDGILEQGVAVRSVIETIAMPGLGTGVGGVTPETCARQVAAAWEEVFRRK
- the pheA gene encoding prephenate dehydratase, translating into MSRIAYFGPVGTFTEQAARTLTTAGDELLAAETIPQALDAVRTGRADAACVPVENSVEGAVPATLDGLAEHDPLIGVAEALLPVHFSVLTREDVGEIRTVASHPHALAQVRHWLEANLPGARAVAAGSTAAAAVAVQAGEFDAAVTAPVAVEHYPLKVLATEVADVRDARTRFLLLRKPPVALPEPTGADRTSLVAAAANRTGTLADLLTELATRGINLTRLDARPNKQNFGEYRFFIDFEGHVAEPRIADALAALRRRCRDVRFLGSFARADGVPATVEPDARNEDFTDAAGWVAAVQRGEQA